Proteins encoded in a region of the Nitrospira sp. genome:
- a CDS encoding DUF3604 domain-containing protein, with the protein MSSFRISAIVVLVVGLSTAPWALAHEQSDIGSADKAALEKVHPSKPAYSPYAGRNFPTRPLFGDQHLHTSFSMDAGAFGARLTPRDAYRFARGEELVSNTGQPVKLSRPLDWLVVSDHSDGFGFFPQLMSGDPELLATPQGRKWYDQIRSGHGAEAAIDIIVSFGKGQLPKGFPLPGTRAYRSAWQEVIKAAEAYNDPGRFTAFIGYEWTSNTGGNNLHRNVIFRENGAKAGLVEPFTTLKPLGSDNPVDLWKWMAATEDKTGSEVLAIAHNGNVSNGRMFPMVEAFEKKIDREYAETRMKWERLYEVTQTKGTGEAHPVLSPTDEFANFEIWDKGNLDGTEAKKPEMLEFEYARSAYKNGLKLEAQLGVNPYKFGLVSGSDAHNGLTAMEEDNFFGKTAPQEPSPERMTRAFFSNPKTGVKVMDWEVSASGYAAVWATENTREAIFDAMKRRETYATTGSRMIVRFFGGWDFESPDMHNRLPAAVGYTKGVPMGGDLTDAPKGKVPTFLVAALKDPIGANLDRIQIIKGWLDGKGDVHERIYDVVWGDADKRKPGKEGKLPSVGNTVDVANATWTNTIGDPELITVWKDPDFDAGQRAFYYARVIEIPTPRWTAYDAKRLGSKPLPGTAMVLQERAYTSPIWYTP; encoded by the coding sequence ATGTCATCGTTCCGTATTTCAGCCATCGTGGTCTTAGTGGTCGGTCTCAGTACCGCTCCATGGGCCTTGGCGCATGAACAGAGCGATATCGGATCGGCCGACAAGGCCGCGCTTGAAAAGGTTCATCCATCCAAGCCGGCCTATTCGCCCTATGCGGGTCGCAATTTTCCAACCAGACCGTTATTCGGCGACCAGCATCTGCACACCTCTTTTTCAATGGACGCGGGCGCCTTCGGCGCGCGGCTCACGCCGCGTGATGCCTACCGGTTCGCCAGAGGGGAGGAGCTCGTGTCGAATACCGGCCAGCCGGTGAAGCTCTCCCGGCCGCTCGACTGGTTGGTGGTGTCGGACCACTCTGACGGGTTTGGATTCTTTCCGCAGTTGATGAGCGGCGATCCGGAGTTGTTAGCCACTCCACAAGGCAGGAAATGGTACGACCAGATCAGATCCGGCCATGGCGCCGAGGCTGCGATCGATATCATCGTCAGCTTCGGAAAAGGACAACTTCCCAAGGGGTTTCCTCTTCCGGGCACCCGCGCCTATCGCTCTGCCTGGCAGGAGGTCATCAAGGCGGCGGAAGCCTATAACGATCCCGGTCGGTTTACAGCCTTTATCGGCTACGAATGGACCTCGAACACGGGGGGTAACAACCTGCATCGGAACGTCATCTTCCGCGAGAACGGCGCGAAGGCGGGCCTGGTCGAGCCCTTCACCACGCTGAAGCCGCTCGGCAGCGACAACCCGGTGGATCTGTGGAAGTGGATGGCGGCCACGGAAGACAAGACCGGGAGCGAAGTGCTCGCCATCGCCCATAACGGCAATGTGAGCAATGGCCGGATGTTTCCCATGGTCGAGGCCTTCGAGAAAAAGATCGATCGCGAGTATGCCGAGACACGCATGAAATGGGAACGGCTGTATGAAGTCACGCAGACCAAGGGCACCGGCGAGGCGCATCCGGTCCTCTCGCCGACCGATGAATTCGCCAATTTCGAGATTTGGGACAAAGGCAACCTCGACGGCACCGAAGCCAAGAAGCCGGAGATGCTTGAATTTGAATATGCGCGCTCGGCTTATAAGAACGGTCTGAAGCTCGAAGCGCAGCTCGGCGTCAACCCCTACAAGTTCGGCCTTGTCAGCGGGAGCGACGCCCACAACGGCCTTACCGCCATGGAAGAGGATAACTTCTTCGGCAAGACGGCGCCGCAGGAGCCAAGCCCGGAGCGTATGACGAGGGCGTTCTTCAGCAATCCCAAGACCGGCGTGAAAGTCATGGATTGGGAGGTTTCCGCCTCCGGCTACGCCGCAGTCTGGGCGACGGAGAACACACGTGAAGCGATCTTCGACGCAATGAAACGCCGCGAGACCTATGCGACGACCGGTTCCCGCATGATCGTGCGGTTCTTCGGCGGCTGGGACTTTGAGTCCCCCGATATGCACAATCGGCTGCCCGCAGCCGTCGGGTATACCAAGGGTGTGCCGATGGGCGGCGATTTGACTGACGCGCCAAAAGGGAAGGTCCCGACCTTCCTCGTTGCGGCGTTGAAAGATCCCATCGGGGCCAACCTGGATCGGATCCAGATCATCAAGGGGTGGCTGGATGGAAAAGGCGACGTGCACGAGAGGATCTATGACGTTGTCTGGGGCGATGCCGACAAGCGCAAGCCGGGAAAAGAGGGCAAATTGCCGTCCGTTGGGAACACGGTGGATGTGGCCAATGCCACCTGGACCAACACGATCGGCGATCCGGAACTGATCACGGTCTGGAAGGACCCGGACTTCGACGCAGGCCAGCGCGCGTTTTATTATGCCCGTGTCATTGAAATTCCCACGCCTCGCTGGACCGCCTATGATGCGAAGCGTCTCGGCTCGAAGCCGCTGCCGG